From Leptodactylus fuscus isolate aLepFus1 chromosome 11, aLepFus1.hap2, whole genome shotgun sequence, one genomic window encodes:
- the LOC142184547 gene encoding lysine-specific demethylase 5C-like isoform X6 produces the protein METEDFIPPPECPVFEPTWEEFADPLGYIARIRPIAEKSGICKIRPPVDWQPPFAVEVDNFRFTPRIQRLNELEAETRVKLNYLDQIAKFWEIQGSSLKIPNVERRILDLYSLNKIVQEEGGYEPICRERRWARVAQRMGYPSGKNLGSLLRSHYERIIYPFHMYQSGANLVDCGERPRYDSEEKDKEYKPHSIPLRQSVQPSKITSYGRRAKRLTQEPEPTEEDIEKNPELKKLQIYGAGPKMMGLGLMAKDKNLRKKETDIPECPPTLVVKEEVNIDSREYGEYHPHIKRERSLSPEPCTKMTMRLRRNNSSAQFVRPLMDTYVCRICSRGDDDEKLLLCDGCDDNYHTFCLLPPLPEPPKGIWHCPKCVIAECKRPPEAFGFEQATREYTLQSFGEMADTFKADYFNMPVHMVPTELVEKEFWRLVNSIEEDVTVQYGADIHSKEFGSGFPMLDGKTELTPEEEAYATSGWNLNVMPVLEQSVLCHINADISGMKVPWLYVGMVFSAFCWHIEDHWSYSINYLHWGEPKTWYGVPSSAAEQLEEVMKKLTPELFESQPDLLHQLVTLMNPNTLMAHGVPVVRTNQCAGEFVITFPRAYHSGFNQGYNFAEAVNFCTADWLTAGRKCIEHYRRLRRYCVFSHEELMCKMAACPERLDLSLAAAVHKEMLILVQEERRLRKSLMERGITEAEREAFELLPDDERQCQKCKTTCFLSALACYNCPQGLVCLYHIDDLCQCPAARQYLRYRYTLDELPAMLYKLKIRAESFDTWANKVRRALELQNGAKIAELEQLQVLAKEASDKRFAENEMLHELKGTIKEADSCISEAQKVLGAPQPSRTNSTVVSLDSLHKLIRRIQALPCALDQLAPLQELLEKAEVLQKEAKNCLQSLPDSAPQMQELLERCDAFGVQLPEAVQLARHLRQGQWLSRVRAALVAGRSGTLQEMRALLQEAGEVAESPAVEKARSELQELISIALRWEEKAQMCLEARQKHPPATLEAIIKEAENIPVQLPNTISLKEALCKARAWSADVDEIQNGDHYPCLDDLEGLVAVGRDLPVKMDELHQLEVQVAAAHSWRDKATKTFLKKNSSYSLLEVLCPSADVSSGTGKRSQWRKEREHGLYRSDIESLGLSAQDLRDPGCIVLAFKEGEQKEKAGILRLRTMNSSLERGCVCVCGEPPGELMLRCELCQDLFHGLCVPGPRLSSHRVAHASPSLAWWEWDSRFLCPLCVRSRRPRLQTILSLLVALQKLSVRLPEGEALQCLTERAMSWQDRARRVLATPEIANAATTLAERRQRLQNSKDPQALRETTRNEQNPVPHENGDGHSENGTCVMPDLDAMAALLPRIDRTSVLDISIGSRALLEDLMLEGDLLEVTLEEELTISRLLLASQTPPVERLRTLIEIERCERKTSRLKGKDHEKKKKRRSERAEGGYLPPTLQKEELGPKRSRSDRSQDLTAEKESPRKVGAESNQNGEQRL, from the exons GATTGGCAGCCGCCGTTTGCCGTTGAAGTTGATAACTTTCGTTTCACCCCTCGGATTCAGAGACTTAATGAGTTAGAG gcagaaaccagaGTCAAGCTAAATTACTTGGACCAAATTGCCAAGTTCTGGGAGATCCAGGGATCATCTCTAAAAATTCCAAATGTAGAGCGAAGAATCCTGGACCTCTACAGCCTCAACAAG attgtgcaggaggagggtgGCTATGAACCAATTTGCAGGGAGAGGAGATGGGCTCGCGTGGCACAACGCATGGGTTATCCCTCAGGAAAAAACCTTGGCTCCCTGTTGAGATCCCATTATGAACGTATTATATACCCCTTTCATATGTACCAGTCAGGAGCAAACTTGGTG GATTGTGGCGAACGACCACGATATGACAGCGAGGAAAAAGATAAGGAGTATAAACCGCATAGTATACCATTGCGGCAGTCTGTGCAACCTTCCAAAATCACCAGCTACGGGCGACGAGCCAAACGGCTGACTCAAGAG CCAGAGCCCACCGAAGAAGATATAGAAAAGAACCCAGAGCTGAAAAAGCTTCAAATTTATGGCGCAGGCCCAAAAATGATGGGACTTGGCTTAATGGCAAAAGATAAAAACCTTCGTAAGAAAG AAACTGATATTCCTGAGTGCCCACCAACGTTGGTGGTGAAGGAGGAGGTTAACATAGATTCAAGAGAGTATGGAGAATACCATCCACATATAAAGCGGGAGAGGTCACTCAGTCCTGAACCCTGCACCAAGATGACTATGAGGCTCCGAAGAAATAATAGCAGTGCCCAGTTTGTACGTCCGCTT ATGGATACCTACGTCTGTCGTATCTGCTCCCGTGGAGATGACGATGAGAAATTACTACTTTGTGATGGATGCGATGACAACTATCATACTTTCTGTTTGCTACCCCCATTACCAGAACCTCCAAAAGGCATTTGGCATTGTCCTAAATGTGTCATTGCA GAATGTAAGAGACCCCCTGAAGCTTTTGGCTTTGAGCAGGCCACTCGAGAGTATACATTACAGAGCTTTGGGGAAATGGCCGATACATTCAAGGCGGATTACTTCAACATGCCAGTTCAT ATGGTACCTACAGAGCTGGTGGAGAAGGAGTTCTGGCGCCTGGTGAACAGTATAGAAGAGGATGTGACTGTACAGTACGGAGCAGATATTCACTCCAAAGAATTTGGCAGTGGCTTCCCAATGCTTGATGGCAAAACCGAGTTGACTCCAGAGGAGGAG GCGTATGCCACAAGTGGCTGGAACTTGAATGTTATGCCAGTGCTTGAGCAGTCTGTCTTGTGTCACATCAATGCTGACATCTCTGGGATGAAGGTGCCCTGGCTGTATGTGGGCATGGTGTTCTCTGCTTTCTGTTGGCATATTGAGGATCACTGGAGCTATTCCATCAACTACCTGCACTG GGGAGAGCCCAAGACCTGGTATGGGGTGCCGTCTTCTGCTGCTGAACAACTTGAAGAGGTTATGAAGAAGTTGACTCCAGAACTCTTTGAAAGTCAGCCCGATCTTCTTCACCAGCTGGTCACACTCATGAACCCCAACACCTTGATGGCACATGGGGTGCCG GTTGTGCGGACAAACCAATGCGCTGGAGAATTTGTAATTACCTTTCCGAGAGCTTATCACAGTGGCTTCAACCAGGGTTACAACTTTGCTGAGGCAGTCAATTTCTGCACTGCTGACTGG CTTACAGCCGGCCGAAAATGTATTGAACATTACCGGAGGCTCCGGCGATACTGCGTCTTCTCCCATGAAGAGCTAATGTGCAAGATGGCTGCATGTCCGGAGAGACTGGACCTCAGTTTGGCTGCTGCAGTGCACAAGGAGATGCTTATTCTGGTGCAGGAAGAACGGAGACTGCGCAAGTCCTTGATGGAGCGAGGCATTACAGAGGCTGAGCGGGAAGCCTTCGAGTTGCTCCCTGATGATGAAAGGCAGTGTCAGAAGTGCAAGACCACCTGCTTTCTTTCTGCATTGGCATGCTATAATTGTCCTCAAGGCCTTGTGTGCCTGTATCACATTGACGACTTGTGCCAGTGCCCAGCAGCCCGTCAGTATCTCAG GTACCGCTACACTCTTGATGAGTTGCCAGCCATGTTATACAAGTTAAAAATTCGGGCTGAATCCTTTGACACTTGGGCAAACAAAGTAAGACGGGCCTTGGAGCTTCAGAACGGTGCTAAAATAG CAGAACTGGAACAGCTGCAGGTTCTTGCAAAAGAAGCTTCTGACAAAAGGTTTGCGGAGAATGAGATGCTTCATGAACTAAAAGGCACTATTAAAGAGGCCGACTCTTGCATCAGTGAGGCCCAGAAGGTTCTTGGTGCTCCTCAGCCTTCAAG gaCTAATTCTACAGTAGTGTCTCTGGACAGTTTGCATAAGCTCATACGACGTATCCAAGCTCTTCCATGTGCCCTGGATCAGCTGGCGCCACTACAG GAACTTCTGGAAAAGGCTGAGGTATTACAAAAGGAAGCAAAGAATTGCTTACAGTCTCTCCCAGACAGTGCGCCCCAGATGCAGGAGTTGTTGGAGCGCTGTGATGCTTTTGGTGTGCAGTTGCCTGAAGCTGTACAGCTGGCAAGGCATTTGCGTCAAGGGCAGTGGTTATCGCGGGTACGAGCAGCCCTCGTTGCAGGACGTTCGGGCACGCTCCAGGAGATGCGGGCATTGTTACAAGAAGCTGGTGAAGTGGCTGAAAGCCCTGCAGTGGAGAAGGCTCGTAGTGAGCTGCAAGAACTCATCTCCATTGCGCTCCGCTGGGAAGAAAAGGCTCAGATGTGCTTAGAAGCAAG GCAGAAGCATCCGCCTGCAACTCTTGAGGCAATCATTAAGGAAGCGGAGAACATTCCAGTACAACTTCCCAATACAATAAGTTTAAAGGAGGCCCTCTGCAAGGCCCGAGCCTGGAGTGCCGATGTGGACGAGATTCAG AATGGAGATCACTATCCCTGCCTCGATGACTTGGAGGGACTGGTTGCTGTGGGTCGAGACCTCCCAGTGAAAATGGATGAACTTCATCAATTGGAAGTGCAAGTGGCCGCAGCTCATTCCTGGCGGGACAAAGCAACGAAAACCTTCCTGAAGAAGAACTCTTCTTATAGTCTTCTAGAG GTGCTGTGCCCAAGTGCGGATGTTTCTTCAGGTACTGGCAAGAGGTCCCAGTGGAGGAAAGAGCGAGAACATGGCTTGTATCGATCTGATATAGAGAGCCTGGGGCTGTCCGCACAAGATCTGCGGGATCCTGGGTGCATT GTCCTGGCCTTTAAAGAAGGAGAGCAGAAGGAGAAGGCAGGAATTCTAAGACTACGGACTATGAACTCCTCGCTGGAGAGAGGTTGTGTCTGCGTGTGTGGAGAACCTCCCGGGGAGCTTATGCTGCGCTGTGAGCTTTGCCAGGACTTGTTTCATGGGCTGTGTGTACCTGGGCCCAGACTTTCTTCTCATCGTGTGGCACATGCTTCGCCATCTCTGGCATGGTGGGAATGGGACAGTCGGTTTCTGTGTCCACTCTGTGTGCGCTCACGGCGGCCACGGCTTCAGACTATACTTTCTTTGTTGGTTGCTCTTCAGAAACTGTCAGTGCGCTTACCGGAAGGAGAAGCACTACAGTGTTTAACTGAGAGAGCAATGAGCTGGCAGGATCGAGCGCGCAGGGTACTGGCAACACCAGAAATAGCCAACGCTGCTACAACACTGGCGGAGAGAAGACAGCGGTTACAAAATTCTAAGGACCCACAGGCACTAAGGGAGACGACACGTAATGAGCAGAACCCT GTTCCCCATGAAAATGGAGATGGTCATTCAGAGAATGGCACGTGTGTGATGCCAG ATCTAGATGCCATGGCAGCCCTGCTCCCACGTATCGACAGGACGTCAGTTCTGGATATTTCTATTGGGTCTCGAGCTTTGCTGGAGGACCTCATGTTGGAAGGGGACCTACTTGAAGTGACACTTGAAGAAGAACTTACTATTTCGAGGCTACTACTAGCATCACAGACGCCGCCGGTGGAGAGACTGCGGACATTGATAGAG ATAGAACGGTGTGAGCGAAAAACCAGTCGACTGAAAGGAAAAGACcatgaaaagaagaaaaagagaagGAGTGAGAGGGCAGAAGGAGGTTACCTGCCCCCAACACTCCAGAAAGAGGAGCTGGGACCAAAGAGAAGCCGCAGCGACCGATCTCAGGACCTGACGGCAGAGAAGGAGAGTCCGAGGAAAGTTGGTGCTGAAAGTAATCAGAATGGAGAG
- the LOC142184547 gene encoding lysine-specific demethylase 5C-like isoform X1, with product METEDFIPPPECPVFEPTWEEFADPLGYIARIRPIAEKSGICKIRPPVDWQPPFAVEVDNFRFTPRIQRLNELEAETRVKLNYLDQIAKFWEIQGSSLKIPNVERRILDLYSLNKIVQEEGGYEPICRERRWARVAQRMGYPSGKNLGSLLRSHYERIIYPFHMYQSGANLVDCGERPRYDSEEKDKEYKPHSIPLRQSVQPSKITSYGRRAKRLTQEDPDSSDPATQSSSRPPETSPPWPEPTEEDIEKNPELKKLQIYGAGPKMMGLGLMAKDKNLRKKETDIPECPPTLVVKEEVNIDSREYGEYHPHIKRERSLSPEPCTKMTMRLRRNNSSAQFVRPLMDTYVCRICSRGDDDEKLLLCDGCDDNYHTFCLLPPLPEPPKGIWHCPKCVIAECKRPPEAFGFEQATREYTLQSFGEMADTFKADYFNMPVHMVPTELVEKEFWRLVNSIEEDVTVQYGADIHSKEFGSGFPMLDGKTELTPEEEAYATSGWNLNVMPVLEQSVLCHINADISGMKVPWLYVGMVFSAFCWHIEDHWSYSINYLHWGEPKTWYGVPSSAAEQLEEVMKKLTPELFESQPDLLHQLVTLMNPNTLMAHGVPVVRTNQCAGEFVITFPRAYHSGFNQGYNFAEAVNFCTADWLTAGRKCIEHYRRLRRYCVFSHEELMCKMAACPERLDLSLAAAVHKEMLILVQEERRLRKSLMERGITEAEREAFELLPDDERQCQKCKTTCFLSALACYNCPQGLVCLYHIDDLCQCPAARQYLRYRYTLDELPAMLYKLKIRAESFDTWANKVRRALELQNGAKIAELEQLQVLAKEASDKRFAENEMLHELKGTIKEADSCISEAQKVLGAPQPSRTNSTVVSLDSLHKLIRRIQALPCALDQLAPLQELLEKAEVLQKEAKNCLQSLPDSAPQMQELLERCDAFGVQLPEAVQLARHLRQGQWLSRVRAALVAGRSGTLQEMRALLQEAGEVAESPAVEKARSELQELISIALRWEEKAQMCLEARQKHPPATLEAIIKEAENIPVQLPNTISLKEALCKARAWSADVDEIQNGDHYPCLDDLEGLVAVGRDLPVKMDELHQLEVQVAAAHSWRDKATKTFLKKNSSYSLLEVLCPSADVSSGTGKRSQWRKEREHGLYRSDIESLGLSAQDLRDPGCIVLAFKEGEQKEKAGILRLRTMNSSLERGCVCVCGEPPGELMLRCELCQDLFHGLCVPGPRLSSHRVAHASPSLAWWEWDSRFLCPLCVRSRRPRLQTILSLLVALQKLSVRLPEGEALQCLTERAMSWQDRARRVLATPEIANAATTLAERRQRLQNSKDPQALRETTRNEQNPVPHENGDGHSENGTCVMPDLDAMAALLPRIDRTSVLDISIGSRALLEDLMLEGDLLEVTLEEELTISRLLLASQTPPVERLRTLIEIERCERKTSRLKGKDHEKKKKRRSERAEGGYLPPTLQKEELGPKRSRSDRSQDLTAEKESPRKVGAESNQNGEQRL from the exons GATTGGCAGCCGCCGTTTGCCGTTGAAGTTGATAACTTTCGTTTCACCCCTCGGATTCAGAGACTTAATGAGTTAGAG gcagaaaccagaGTCAAGCTAAATTACTTGGACCAAATTGCCAAGTTCTGGGAGATCCAGGGATCATCTCTAAAAATTCCAAATGTAGAGCGAAGAATCCTGGACCTCTACAGCCTCAACAAG attgtgcaggaggagggtgGCTATGAACCAATTTGCAGGGAGAGGAGATGGGCTCGCGTGGCACAACGCATGGGTTATCCCTCAGGAAAAAACCTTGGCTCCCTGTTGAGATCCCATTATGAACGTATTATATACCCCTTTCATATGTACCAGTCAGGAGCAAACTTGGTG GATTGTGGCGAACGACCACGATATGACAGCGAGGAAAAAGATAAGGAGTATAAACCGCATAGTATACCATTGCGGCAGTCTGTGCAACCTTCCAAAATCACCAGCTACGGGCGACGAGCCAAACGGCTGACTCAAGAG GATCCTGACAGCTCAGATCCTGCCACACAAAGTTCCTCTCGGCCCCCAGAAACATCACCACCCTGG CCAGAGCCCACCGAAGAAGATATAGAAAAGAACCCAGAGCTGAAAAAGCTTCAAATTTATGGCGCAGGCCCAAAAATGATGGGACTTGGCTTAATGGCAAAAGATAAAAACCTTCGTAAGAAAG AAACTGATATTCCTGAGTGCCCACCAACGTTGGTGGTGAAGGAGGAGGTTAACATAGATTCAAGAGAGTATGGAGAATACCATCCACATATAAAGCGGGAGAGGTCACTCAGTCCTGAACCCTGCACCAAGATGACTATGAGGCTCCGAAGAAATAATAGCAGTGCCCAGTTTGTACGTCCGCTT ATGGATACCTACGTCTGTCGTATCTGCTCCCGTGGAGATGACGATGAGAAATTACTACTTTGTGATGGATGCGATGACAACTATCATACTTTCTGTTTGCTACCCCCATTACCAGAACCTCCAAAAGGCATTTGGCATTGTCCTAAATGTGTCATTGCA GAATGTAAGAGACCCCCTGAAGCTTTTGGCTTTGAGCAGGCCACTCGAGAGTATACATTACAGAGCTTTGGGGAAATGGCCGATACATTCAAGGCGGATTACTTCAACATGCCAGTTCAT ATGGTACCTACAGAGCTGGTGGAGAAGGAGTTCTGGCGCCTGGTGAACAGTATAGAAGAGGATGTGACTGTACAGTACGGAGCAGATATTCACTCCAAAGAATTTGGCAGTGGCTTCCCAATGCTTGATGGCAAAACCGAGTTGACTCCAGAGGAGGAG GCGTATGCCACAAGTGGCTGGAACTTGAATGTTATGCCAGTGCTTGAGCAGTCTGTCTTGTGTCACATCAATGCTGACATCTCTGGGATGAAGGTGCCCTGGCTGTATGTGGGCATGGTGTTCTCTGCTTTCTGTTGGCATATTGAGGATCACTGGAGCTATTCCATCAACTACCTGCACTG GGGAGAGCCCAAGACCTGGTATGGGGTGCCGTCTTCTGCTGCTGAACAACTTGAAGAGGTTATGAAGAAGTTGACTCCAGAACTCTTTGAAAGTCAGCCCGATCTTCTTCACCAGCTGGTCACACTCATGAACCCCAACACCTTGATGGCACATGGGGTGCCG GTTGTGCGGACAAACCAATGCGCTGGAGAATTTGTAATTACCTTTCCGAGAGCTTATCACAGTGGCTTCAACCAGGGTTACAACTTTGCTGAGGCAGTCAATTTCTGCACTGCTGACTGG CTTACAGCCGGCCGAAAATGTATTGAACATTACCGGAGGCTCCGGCGATACTGCGTCTTCTCCCATGAAGAGCTAATGTGCAAGATGGCTGCATGTCCGGAGAGACTGGACCTCAGTTTGGCTGCTGCAGTGCACAAGGAGATGCTTATTCTGGTGCAGGAAGAACGGAGACTGCGCAAGTCCTTGATGGAGCGAGGCATTACAGAGGCTGAGCGGGAAGCCTTCGAGTTGCTCCCTGATGATGAAAGGCAGTGTCAGAAGTGCAAGACCACCTGCTTTCTTTCTGCATTGGCATGCTATAATTGTCCTCAAGGCCTTGTGTGCCTGTATCACATTGACGACTTGTGCCAGTGCCCAGCAGCCCGTCAGTATCTCAG GTACCGCTACACTCTTGATGAGTTGCCAGCCATGTTATACAAGTTAAAAATTCGGGCTGAATCCTTTGACACTTGGGCAAACAAAGTAAGACGGGCCTTGGAGCTTCAGAACGGTGCTAAAATAG CAGAACTGGAACAGCTGCAGGTTCTTGCAAAAGAAGCTTCTGACAAAAGGTTTGCGGAGAATGAGATGCTTCATGAACTAAAAGGCACTATTAAAGAGGCCGACTCTTGCATCAGTGAGGCCCAGAAGGTTCTTGGTGCTCCTCAGCCTTCAAG gaCTAATTCTACAGTAGTGTCTCTGGACAGTTTGCATAAGCTCATACGACGTATCCAAGCTCTTCCATGTGCCCTGGATCAGCTGGCGCCACTACAG GAACTTCTGGAAAAGGCTGAGGTATTACAAAAGGAAGCAAAGAATTGCTTACAGTCTCTCCCAGACAGTGCGCCCCAGATGCAGGAGTTGTTGGAGCGCTGTGATGCTTTTGGTGTGCAGTTGCCTGAAGCTGTACAGCTGGCAAGGCATTTGCGTCAAGGGCAGTGGTTATCGCGGGTACGAGCAGCCCTCGTTGCAGGACGTTCGGGCACGCTCCAGGAGATGCGGGCATTGTTACAAGAAGCTGGTGAAGTGGCTGAAAGCCCTGCAGTGGAGAAGGCTCGTAGTGAGCTGCAAGAACTCATCTCCATTGCGCTCCGCTGGGAAGAAAAGGCTCAGATGTGCTTAGAAGCAAG GCAGAAGCATCCGCCTGCAACTCTTGAGGCAATCATTAAGGAAGCGGAGAACATTCCAGTACAACTTCCCAATACAATAAGTTTAAAGGAGGCCCTCTGCAAGGCCCGAGCCTGGAGTGCCGATGTGGACGAGATTCAG AATGGAGATCACTATCCCTGCCTCGATGACTTGGAGGGACTGGTTGCTGTGGGTCGAGACCTCCCAGTGAAAATGGATGAACTTCATCAATTGGAAGTGCAAGTGGCCGCAGCTCATTCCTGGCGGGACAAAGCAACGAAAACCTTCCTGAAGAAGAACTCTTCTTATAGTCTTCTAGAG GTGCTGTGCCCAAGTGCGGATGTTTCTTCAGGTACTGGCAAGAGGTCCCAGTGGAGGAAAGAGCGAGAACATGGCTTGTATCGATCTGATATAGAGAGCCTGGGGCTGTCCGCACAAGATCTGCGGGATCCTGGGTGCATT GTCCTGGCCTTTAAAGAAGGAGAGCAGAAGGAGAAGGCAGGAATTCTAAGACTACGGACTATGAACTCCTCGCTGGAGAGAGGTTGTGTCTGCGTGTGTGGAGAACCTCCCGGGGAGCTTATGCTGCGCTGTGAGCTTTGCCAGGACTTGTTTCATGGGCTGTGTGTACCTGGGCCCAGACTTTCTTCTCATCGTGTGGCACATGCTTCGCCATCTCTGGCATGGTGGGAATGGGACAGTCGGTTTCTGTGTCCACTCTGTGTGCGCTCACGGCGGCCACGGCTTCAGACTATACTTTCTTTGTTGGTTGCTCTTCAGAAACTGTCAGTGCGCTTACCGGAAGGAGAAGCACTACAGTGTTTAACTGAGAGAGCAATGAGCTGGCAGGATCGAGCGCGCAGGGTACTGGCAACACCAGAAATAGCCAACGCTGCTACAACACTGGCGGAGAGAAGACAGCGGTTACAAAATTCTAAGGACCCACAGGCACTAAGGGAGACGACACGTAATGAGCAGAACCCT GTTCCCCATGAAAATGGAGATGGTCATTCAGAGAATGGCACGTGTGTGATGCCAG ATCTAGATGCCATGGCAGCCCTGCTCCCACGTATCGACAGGACGTCAGTTCTGGATATTTCTATTGGGTCTCGAGCTTTGCTGGAGGACCTCATGTTGGAAGGGGACCTACTTGAAGTGACACTTGAAGAAGAACTTACTATTTCGAGGCTACTACTAGCATCACAGACGCCGCCGGTGGAGAGACTGCGGACATTGATAGAG ATAGAACGGTGTGAGCGAAAAACCAGTCGACTGAAAGGAAAAGACcatgaaaagaagaaaaagagaagGAGTGAGAGGGCAGAAGGAGGTTACCTGCCCCCAACACTCCAGAAAGAGGAGCTGGGACCAAAGAGAAGCCGCAGCGACCGATCTCAGGACCTGACGGCAGAGAAGGAGAGTCCGAGGAAAGTTGGTGCTGAAAGTAATCAGAATGGAGAG